GCAGTGTCAGCATACCTCCGCCAGTCAATTGCGTCTACATCCGGGAATTTCACAACCTTGTTCCACTCAGTGATGTCCTTTAAAAGAAATTCTCCCGGAGCAGGGATAGGCGCTCCGGCACCGGAATTAGGGCACACCCATCGGACACCGAAAGCGTCATATCCGCCGCCTATTGGCCCCTTTTCATAATCATCGCTGAAGCCCGGTCGACAGATTCCTGTTGTAGAATCAGGCACCCAATATGGCTTCTGGTGATTAAGTGCTCTAATGTAGTTTTCTTTTACTGTTGGCATTTTCTTCACCTCTCATTATAGATTTATAGTTTACTTATTAGAATATGTTCTTAAATAAATAGATGGTAATCTTTATACCTATATGATACTTGAAAAATATGGTATGTACAACTCCTTTGGTTAAAATAATTACAAAAAATAGTTAATAAGTCATATAGAATTGAACTATAAAAAAAGATTATAAATAGGTTTAATATTTTATCTTTGCTGGAAAGCTATGATTGAGGTGATTTAAAATGCCGAAATATGATCAAAAGAAAAATAGTCCTTCGGCCAATAAACAGGAAAAACTAAAAAATGCAGTGGATTCTATTCCCGGAGACAACCAAAATCAAAACCATAATGCGAAAAAAGAAGCGCTAGGTCCAAATACAAAGCAATAGGAGGTTGTTTATGAGTAATGATAATAATATGAAAAGCACTAAAAATAAAAAGAAAGAAGATGGGAAATTCCATTCCAAGCATATTAAGCATGATCCTAATGCCGAAAGTGCCCGAGCTATTTTTGGCTTAAACAATCAGGATTCGGAAGAAGAAAAATGATCCTGCAGTCGCTGTATTCTGATATAGGCATTCATCTACTACAGGATAGCAAACCGTCTGTGTATCTAAACGATGTGTGCTCTGACCCGCCATTTAGCCAATATCCATTGGATATACTTTACAGGCTGAAGAACACGGAGCAATCTTTAAAGCATCATCCCGAAGGCAGTGTTTGGAACCATACCATGCTTGTGGTGGATGAGGCTGCAGAAGTAAAATTACAAAGCCGTAACCCGGCGGTCTTTATGTGGGCGGCTCTTTTACATGACATCGGAAAGCCTTCTACCACCAAAATCAGAAAAGGAAGGCTCACTGCATATGATCACGATAAGGTTGGCGCAGAACTGTCAAAAAGGTTTTTACAGGAGTTTTCCGATGACCGTCTTTTTATCCATGAAGTATCTGAACTAATCCGGTACCATATGCAGATACTATTCGTGCTGAAGGACTTGCCATTTGCCGACATAAAAGGCATGGGGCACAATACGGATATACACGAGGTAGCGCTACTTGGTTTATGTGACAGGTTAGGCAGAGCAAATTGTGACCGCAACAAGGAACAGGTCAACATCCAATTGTTTCTTCAAAAATGCAATTTTGTTTTATCTGAAAGAGCATCTATTCATCAGAGATGAGCAGATGCTTTTCTGTTATGGAAGGGCGGTCAAAATCTCTGTGACTATGATACGAACAAAGTAAATTATATGGTATCTTTGATAGAAAATCTGACCATGACAATGATATGCTTCTCTTTAAGTAGACGGTGGAAGTAATAAACACCAAATACAAAAAGTGGGGCATATCACAATATCGTGGTCAGATGAGAGACGGAAATGTGGTTCCTTACCGAGGATCACCAACAGAGCCGTCGCCTTTTAGTTCATGGTAGACCTTATTCTCCGGAGAGGCCGTACCGGAAATGATGGGACGGGCATGTTCTTTGCCATGTTTTGCTTTACCCTGAATTTCAGGTACCGGAGTATCATCGTTACGTGGCTTCGTATGCGTCCATTCAGGCCGGGCCATACCTTTCTTCGCCATAAAATCACCTCATACATCATTGTTTTGAATAGATTTTTTCTTTGCATTGGGATTTTGATTTTGGTTTTCACGTGTTATTGGAGTTTGCCCCTTGCTTTTTTCCATACGAGCTCTTTTATTGTCTGGCTGGCTATCCTTTGGCATTGTGAATCACCTCTTAGTTAGTTTGCCTCGCAGAGGTATCTTTTATTAACTAACTTCAAAATAATATCCCAATGAGCATTATGTCCACATA
The sequence above is a segment of the Oxobacter pfennigii genome. Coding sequences within it:
- a CDS encoding CPC_1213 family protein, with translation MSNDNNMKSTKNKKKEDGKFHSKHIKHDPNAESARAIFGLNNQDSEEEK
- a CDS encoding HDIG domain-containing metalloprotein — translated: MYLNDVCSDPPFSQYPLDILYRLKNTEQSLKHHPEGSVWNHTMLVVDEAAEVKLQSRNPAVFMWAALLHDIGKPSTTKIRKGRLTAYDHDKVGAELSKRFLQEFSDDRLFIHEVSELIRYHMQILFVLKDLPFADIKGMGHNTDIHEVALLGLCDRLGRANCDRNKEQVNIQLFLQKCNFVLSERASIHQR